The following coding sequences are from one Triticum aestivum cultivar Chinese Spring chromosome 5A, IWGSC CS RefSeq v2.1, whole genome shotgun sequence window:
- the LOC123102294 gene encoding zealexin A1 synthase yields MIDFTALVSLFFVLLILKLVTGRYASPTRGQRLPPGPWQLPLIGSLHHLLLSRSGGLPHRAMRDLARAHGPLMLLRLGAVPTLAVSSAEAAREVMRTHDAAFASRHLSATLDIITCGGKGVLFSPYDDRWRELRRVCVQELFSQRRVLSFRPAREDEVARLLRAVSDGCRGGRAVNLGEKMCRMTTDSVVRAAIGERCDHRDEFLHELDVAVRLTGGINLADLYPSSRLVRRLSVAARDMVKCQRNIYRIVQSIIKERAGAPEPERDEDLLGVLLKLQKDGGLQFELTTEIITAVIVDIFSAGSETSSTTLEWAMSELMRNPRVLHKVQSEVRDAFKGKDKLAEEDIVKVRLGYLHLVIKEALRLHPPGPLLLPRECREACRVMGYDVPKGTKVVVNVWAMGRDHMYWGDAEAFRPERFENSTIDFKGADFEFLPFGAGRRMCPGMSLAMANMELSLASLLFHFDWELPCGMRPEDMDMTETFGITARRKFKLSVHAKSHVPCGN; encoded by the exons ATGATAGACTTCACGGCGCTGGTctccctcttcttcgtcctcctcatCCTCAAGCTGGTCACCGGCCGCTACGCATCGCCCACCCGCGGGCAGCGGCTGCCCCCGGGCCCATGGCAGCTGCCGCTCATCGGCAGCCTGCACCACCTCCTGCTGTCGCGCTCCGGGGGCCTGCCGCACCGGGCCATGCGCGACCTCGCCCGCGCCCACGGCCCGCTCATGCTCCTCCGCCTCGGCGCCGTGCCCACGCTCGCCGTCTCCTCCGCCGAGGCCGCCAGGGAGGTGATGAGGACCCACGACGCCGCCTTCGCCAGCCGCCACCTCAGCGCCACGCTCGACATCATCACCTGCGGCGGCAAGGGCGTCCTCTTCTCCCCCTACGACGACCGCTGGCGCGAGCTCCGCAGGGTCTGCGTGCAGGAGCTCTTCAGCCAGCGCCGCGTGCTCTCCTTCCGCCCCGCCCGGGAGGACGAGGTCGCGCGCCTCCTGCGCGCCGTCTCCGACGGGTGCCGCGGCGGCCGTGCCGTCAACCTCGGCGAGAAGATGTGCCGCATGACCACCGACTCCGTGGTGCGCGCGGCCATAGGCGAGAGGTGCGACCACCGCGACGAGTTCCTTCACGAGCTCGACGTGGCCGTGCGGCTCACCGGCGGCATCAACCTCGCCGACCTGTACCCCTCGTCGCGGCTCGTGCGCCGGCTCAGCGTCGCCGCGCGGGACATGGTCAAGTGCCAGAGGAACATCTACCGCATCGTGCAGAGCATCATAAAAGAACGAGCCGGCGCGCCGGAGCCAGAGAGAGATGAGGACCTGCTCGGCGTCCTCCTCAAGCTGCAGAAGGACGGCGGCCTGCAGTTTGAACTCACCACCGAGATCATCACAGCCGTCATTGTG GACATTTTTTCTGCCGGGAGCGAGACATCGTCGACGACCTTAGAGTGGGCCATGTCGGAGCTTATGAGAAACCCACGGGTGCTACATAAGGTGCAGTCGGAGGTGAGAGATGCCTTCAAGGGAAAAGATAAGCTCGCCGAGGAAGACATCGTCAAGGTGAGGCTGGGCTATCTCCACCTAGTGATCAAGGAGGCTCTAAGGCTGCACCCGCCGGGGCCGCTCCTGCTCCCACGGGAGTGTCGCGAGGCATGTCGGGTGATGGGCTACGACGTGCCCAAGGGCACCAAGGTGGTTGTGAACGTGTGGGCGATGGGGAGGGACCACATGTACTGGGGTGACGCGGAGGCATTCAGGCCAGAGAGATTCGAAAACAGCACCATCGACTTCAAGGGAGCCGACTTCGAGTTCCTCCCATTCGGAGCTGGCCGGAGGATGTGCCCCGGCATGTCGCTCGCGATGGCCAACATGGAGTTGTCGCTAGCTAGTCTCCTTTTCCACTTTGATTGGGAGCTGCCCTGTGGCATGAGGCCCGAAGATATGGACATGACAGAGACTTTCGGTATCACAGCGAGAAGGAAGTTCAAGCTCTCGGTGCACGCAAAATCCCACGtcccatgtggaaattga